Within the Terriglobales bacterium genome, the region GTCGCAGCGATCCGAATTGGTTACCCTGATTACCTGCGCGTGAAGATTTCGACTGGAGTTGACCGTAGTTTGAATCTGCTGTGGAGGCGCTGACGGGATTTCAAGGGAGATGTTCGAAGACTGCGGCATGTAGCGTCGCACGGCGACCAAAGCCCCTCCAGCACTGATGTTTAGCGCTGTCGCAAACTCCAGGAAGTCCTTACCGTTTGCATCTACGCCGCGCACGAAGATAGGCAGTGGGACCGGCAGCCGCTCGTAGTTACGCCTCTCCGGACCGGCAAAGAATCCATTGCCCTTTTGCACTTGTTCTTCCTCGAACTCGGCTTGCCGACTGTCTGCTGCCGGCGGACGTGCCCTAAGTTGCTACACAGTCAGACACTTACCTTCGCACATGAATTGCCAAACCCAAGCCCCTCTAATGCCAAGTTTGGGGCTGAGGAATCCGCAAGTTAGCCATGGCCTGGACCGTAGCCACGGGCTGGCCTACCGATTCGTAGCGCAAGGTTTTTCCGTTTTCTGGTACAAGCTTGCGTTTTCGCCTTGACAACCAGCTAACCCGAACGTAGCATTACGCATACTCCCCCTGTTGTTGCAAGGTTCGGGTCTGTTCCCGCCCCCCACCGGCTAGATCCGACCGGGTTTTTCATATGCCTAGCGAGACCGACGGGCTCGGTGCCTCCATCGCCGCAATGCGCGAGCTTGGGGAAGAGTCCGGGGCGTCGCAGTCTGAGACGCATCGTCGGGTTCGCCAGATGTACATGGACGAACTGCTGCGCGCCTACGGCCAGCTGCACGACCGGATTCGCCAAAGTGCGCTAGCTTTGGCCTCCGCCGCTCACGAATTGCGTACTCCCCTGGCGGTGATGTCGGGCTACACCGATGTCCTGCTCAGCGAGAAGCTGGGAGCGCTGAACGAGCGCCAGCGGCAGATTTTGGGCGAAATGCAGTCGAGCAGCCAGCGGCTGGAGCACTTCATCAAGGATTTCCTTACCTACAGCGCGATGGAAACGGGCAGGCTGGACCTGCGCGCCGAGGTGGCGGATCTGAACGCATGTATTTCCGAAGTCAGCGGGTTCTGGCTGGCACGCTTCAAGGAAAAGGGCGTGGCGCTGTTTCTGGTTCCCTGCGACGACCTTCCGGCCTTCGAGTTCGACCAGTACAAGATTCAGCACGTGGTCTCCAACCTCTTGCAGAACGCGCTCAAGTTCACGCGCGAAGGCGGAACCGTCTGGGTGGCAACCGAGCCGTACTTTTGGGAGCGTCGCAGCCGTGAAGAGGACTCGGCGGCCAACCGCCGCACCCGGCCGGCGATGAATACGAACTCCGCCCGCGTGACCGTTTCCGACACCGGCGTTGGCATTGCCCCGGAGTATCACCAGGAAGTGTTTGACGACTTCTTCAAGCTCACTGAAAGTGACGACCGAGGTCGGGGCATGGGCTTGGGGCTAGCCATCGCTCGCCGTATCGTGCATGCCCACGGCGGAAAGATCTGGGTAGAGAGCGAGCCCGGCTTTGGCAGCAAGTTTCGTTTCCTGCTGCCGCTGAAGCCGCAGGATGGTACAGGTCAGGAACTGGGAAAACCATGAAGAACAATCCTATGATTCTGGTGGTGGATGACGAGCCCAGTATGCTGGGCTACGTGCGCACCTTGCTGGAAGTGGAGTCCTACAAGGTGGAGACCGTCTCCAACGGTCCGGATGCCGTCAAGCGGGTGGGCGAGGAACCGGCGCCGTCGCTCGTCCTGCTGGACATGCTCATGCCCAAGATGGACGGCCTCGAGACACTGGAGCAGATTCGCCAGGTCCGTCCCGGTACCAAGGTCATTGTTCTCTCCTGCGTGAACGATACCCGCAAGGTGGTGCAGGCGATGCGCTTGGGCGCCCTCGACTACCTGACCAAGCCTTTTCAGCGCAATGAGCTGGCCAACGTCATCCGCCATTCCCTGGAAGCCAAGGCCGTCCGCGAGCGCAAGCCGGTGGTGCCTGGCGACATCGACGAACTGGGCGATGACCAGTTCTTCCTGGCCGCCAGCGATACCATGCGCAAGCTTCGGGCCCAGGCCGCTATGGTGGCCAATGTGGACATCCCGGTCCTGATGCTGGGGGAGAGCGGTACGGGCAAGGAGGTGGTCGCCCGGCTGATTCACCGCATGTCAGCTCGTGCCCAGCGACCGTTCCTCAAGGTGAATTGCGCGGCCTTGCCTGCGGACCTGTTGGAGAGCGAGCTCTTCGGCTATGAGCCGGGCGCGTTCACTGGTGCGCAGCGCTCCAAGCCGGGCAAGTTCGAGCTGGCCGACAAGGGCACCATTCTTCTGGACGAGATCGGCGAGATGCCGGTTTCCCTGCAGGCCAAGCTGCTGCACGTGTTGCAGGATCAGCGCTTCTCACGACTCGGCAGCCGCACCACGGTGAAGGTCGATGTGCGGGTGATCGCGGCTACCAACGTGGACGTGCAGGCCGCCATCGCCGCCCGCAAGCTGCGCGAAGATTTGTACTATCGCTTGAACGCGTTCACTCTCCGACTGCCTCCGCTGCGCGAGCGGCGCGACGAGATCCCCCTGCTGCTCAAGCACTTCATGGCCCGGCTGTCGGAGCGCTACGCGCGGCCGCCGCTGCCTCTTTCTTCGGCCCTGCTCGACGCCTGCATGAAATATCAATGGCCTGGCAACGTCCGCGAGCTGGGGAACTTCGTCAAGCGTTTCCTCATCATCCAGGACGAAGCCGCCGCCATTCACGAGCTGATGAGCCACGCGCAGATGGAAGAGACGGAGAAGCCGGCGTCGGCTCCCAACGACCTCAAGCAACTGGTCCGGGGCGTCAAGGACGAAGCGGAAACCGAGGCCATCACGCGCGCGCTGGAGCAGACCAACTGGAACCGCAAGGACGCGGCCCGACTGCTCAGAATCAGCTACAAGGCGCTGCTCTACAAGATTCGCCAGTACGGCATCGAGGAGCGAGCTGCCAACGGAAGCCGCGCTCTGCGTCCCTTAGCCTAGCCAATCGGCGACCCTTGGAGGTCGTTCCCCTGCCTTACGGGGCTGCAGTGAGTTGCTGGGGTAAGAAGACCACGTGCAGATCGTGCTCTCCCGCCAGTTTCTGGAAACCCCGGAGATCCGTGTCCACGATCTGCTTCCACGCCGCCACCTGCTGGTCCGTTCGCTGTTTCAGCTCTTGGAAACGACGATAGGCGGCTGCGGTAGGCGCCGAATCGGTGCCCGAGCCCACGTAGATCGCAAGTCCGGAATACTGACCGTCCAGCATCAGAGGAAATTGCAGGGAATCCTCGTTGGCCCGGATCTTGGGCTGGATGAACTCCTCGAGCACTGCCGCGCTCTTCTGGTCGAGTGCGCGGCAAGAGCTCTGCACCGGATCGAGGTCTGCGGTCTGCGGTAGACGGTCGCACACCGCCTTCAACTGCTCGCGCAGGTTGCGAATCTGGGTGGTTGCCTCGTACACGCGAGCGAGTTCCCGGCGGATGTCCATCAGCAGGGCGAACTGCTTCTCCAGGTCTTCTTGACTCGCCTTGACGCGTGGATCCAGCTTCAGTTCGAGATTCCGGACCTCCGACTTGCCATCCACGGTGAGCTTGACCTGGTAGCGGCCCGGTAGTGCCAGCGGACCCTCCAGGCCGTCTTGGTAGAAGTAGAGATAATATTCGTGCGGCCGCGCGACCGGATCGTAGCGCAGGTCCCACACGAATCGGTTCAAGCCAGCCTTGGCCTGCAGCTTCCTCTTCGGCTTTTCGTCCTCAGGATCCTGAGGCTCGCTCAGGTCGGCCACGTCCTTGCCGGTCACTTGCCGCACCCGCTGGCCCTTTTCATCGAGGATCTCGATGCTGATTTCCTTAGGTACGGCTTTGACCTCGTAGTAGATCACGGCTCCAGCGGGCGGGTTTTCCCCGACGCGCACCGGTTTCTCAGGGTTCCTCACGTTGTGGGTGCGGATGGCCGTGGCGGGCGCATACAGGTGGAAGTCCTTCTTGGAGATCTCGTCCGCATGCTGCCGGGCTGGACTCAGATCGTCGAGGATCCAGAACCCGCGGCCATGCGTGGCCAGTACCAGATCATCGCCCTTGACCAGCAGGTCGTGCACCGGTGTTGTGGGCAGGTTTAGCTGCAACGATTCCCAGCTGGCGCCGTCGTCGTAGGAGACGAACACACCGGTTTCCGTTCCCGCATAGAGCAGGCCTTTGCGCGCAGGATCCTCTCGTACGGCGCGGACGAACGAACCTTCAGGGATACCCTTGACCGCCAGGGTCCAGTTCTTGCCGTAGTCGTGCGTCTTATAGATGTAGGGCTTGAGGTCGTCCAGCTGATGGCGATCGATGGCTACATAGGCGCTGCCGGGATCATGTGGAGACGCGTCTATCTGGCTGACGCGGCTCCATTCCGGCAGCTCCTTAGGCGTGATGTTTTGCCAGTTCTTCCCGCCATCGCGCGTGACGTGCAACAGACCATCGTCGCTGCCCGCCCAGATCAGGTCCTTCTGCAGAGCGGATTCGGCTACGGCGAAGATCGTGTCGTAGTACTCGGTGCCGGTGTCGTCCTTGGTGATGGGGCCGCCCGAAATCTGCTGCTTGGACTTGTCGTCGCGCGTCAGGTCGGGGCTTATGGCTTCCCAGTGCATCCCGCCATCGCTGCTTTTGAACAGTCGCTCGCCCGCGTGGTAGATCACGTTGGGATCGTGGCGTGAAATGAGGATCGGCGCGGTCCACTGGAAGCGATGCTCAAGCGCTCCCGCCCCCATGGCGTCGCTGATGATGGGCTGCACGGAAATCGATTTCACCTGCCCCGTACGCTTGTCGTGACGGCTGATCTGACCTTGATACTCGCCACCGTAAGTGATCAGCGGGTCAGGCGGATAGGCGACGATGTACCCCGCTTCTCCGCCCGCGACCGGGTACCAGTCCGAACGCTCGATATTGCCGCTCTCGCCGCGGCTGGCGATGGCCAGTGACGTGTTGTCCTGCTGCCCTCCGTAGAGATAGTAAGGAAAGCGGTCGTC harbors:
- a CDS encoding PilZ domain-containing protein gives rise to the protein MQKGNGFFAGPERRNYERLPVPLPIFVRGVDANGKDFLEFATALNISAGGALVAVRRYMPQSSNISLEIPSAPPQQIQTTVNSSRNLHAQVIRVTNSDRCDYWALQFSQPLV
- a CDS encoding HAMP domain-containing sensor histidine kinase: MPSETDGLGASIAAMRELGEESGASQSETHRRVRQMYMDELLRAYGQLHDRIRQSALALASAAHELRTPLAVMSGYTDVLLSEKLGALNERQRQILGEMQSSSQRLEHFIKDFLTYSAMETGRLDLRAEVADLNACISEVSGFWLARFKEKGVALFLVPCDDLPAFEFDQYKIQHVVSNLLQNALKFTREGGTVWVATEPYFWERRSREEDSAANRRTRPAMNTNSARVTVSDTGVGIAPEYHQEVFDDFFKLTESDDRGRGMGLGLAIARRIVHAHGGKIWVESEPGFGSKFRFLLPLKPQDGTGQELGKP
- a CDS encoding sigma-54 dependent transcriptional regulator; amino-acid sequence: MKNNPMILVVDDEPSMLGYVRTLLEVESYKVETVSNGPDAVKRVGEEPAPSLVLLDMLMPKMDGLETLEQIRQVRPGTKVIVLSCVNDTRKVVQAMRLGALDYLTKPFQRNELANVIRHSLEAKAVRERKPVVPGDIDELGDDQFFLAASDTMRKLRAQAAMVANVDIPVLMLGESGTGKEVVARLIHRMSARAQRPFLKVNCAALPADLLESELFGYEPGAFTGAQRSKPGKFELADKGTILLDEIGEMPVSLQAKLLHVLQDQRFSRLGSRTTVKVDVRVIAATNVDVQAAIAARKLREDLYYRLNAFTLRLPPLRERRDEIPLLLKHFMARLSERYARPPLPLSSALLDACMKYQWPGNVRELGNFVKRFLIIQDEAAAIHELMSHAQMEETEKPASAPNDLKQLVRGVKDEAETEAITRALEQTNWNRKDAARLLRISYKALLYKIRQYGIEERAANGSRALRPLA